The following coding sequences are from one Thermodesulfobacteriota bacterium window:
- a CDS encoding FAD-dependent oxidoreductase — protein MESYWDCSLCRIEDKGRALRCRTCHGKLRGRDRLLQELGQARRARVRGALLSAIAAGLGQMYQRRWLTGIVFATLIPLAGGLVFVTWTRFTYGHVFLAAAALFVLGVAVLDALLGPTERVAPCQETCPARVPIPDYLQLLVDAQYEQGFALVRTRIPLVGVIGRVCPHPCEVRCLRGIDGEPISINGCKRFLADRHRESVREASATGTQRMVRLEGGGMSVGVVGSGPAGIACAYYLSVLGARVTVYEAEAAVGGRLATTIPDYRLPPYILDEELEELRDRGVVFRSGARVGPGGIGVGELLREHRAVFLGVGAQASLGLALPGADGVVADFQEVLRAAKLGTAFAIGRRVAVVGGGNAAMDVCRTAFRLGAEEVHLVYRRGREEMPARADEVEEAIREGVQFHFLSDPVAFRPGDPGAGGELLVNRMRLGERDASGRRRPEPVEGERWALPVDRVIPALGQRVAGEVFDDPALAGLRRDSGGAVWADPGTQKTSLPRVYAGGDAVSGPATAVQAMAQGRRAALAIFGDHAAAEVPRTRLTDRRVRKPFPGHRETPEARIREEMPRLTLRSRKGSFREVEEGYREASACREAGRCLQCHREL, from the coding sequence ATGGAATCGTACTGGGACTGCAGTCTCTGCCGCATCGAGGACAAGGGAAGGGCGCTGCGCTGCCGAACCTGCCACGGCAAGTTGCGGGGTCGGGACCGCTTGCTCCAGGAGCTTGGCCAGGCGCGCCGCGCCCGCGTGCGGGGGGCGCTCCTCTCGGCGATCGCGGCAGGCCTGGGGCAGATGTACCAGCGCCGGTGGCTCACGGGCATCGTCTTCGCGACCCTGATTCCCCTGGCGGGGGGACTGGTGTTCGTCACGTGGACCCGGTTCACCTACGGGCACGTCTTCCTGGCGGCAGCGGCGCTCTTCGTGCTGGGCGTGGCCGTGCTGGATGCGCTGCTGGGTCCCACCGAGCGCGTGGCGCCCTGCCAGGAAACCTGTCCTGCCCGGGTGCCGATCCCCGACTATTTGCAGCTCCTCGTCGACGCCCAGTACGAGCAGGGTTTTGCCCTGGTGCGCACGCGGATCCCGCTGGTGGGGGTGATTGGGCGGGTCTGCCCTCACCCCTGCGAGGTCCGCTGCCTGCGGGGGATCGACGGAGAGCCCATCTCCATCAACGGGTGCAAGCGGTTCCTCGCAGACCGGCACCGGGAGTCCGTTCGGGAGGCTTCCGCCACGGGGACCCAGCGGATGGTGAGGCTCGAGGGCGGGGGGATGAGCGTGGGGGTCGTGGGGTCGGGTCCTGCCGGCATCGCCTGCGCCTATTACCTGAGCGTGCTCGGGGCGCGGGTGACCGTTTACGAGGCCGAGGCGGCGGTGGGCGGCCGCCTGGCCACCACGATCCCCGACTACCGGCTTCCTCCCTACATCCTGGACGAGGAGCTGGAGGAACTGCGAGACCGGGGGGTGGTGTTCCGATCCGGGGCCCGGGTGGGGCCGGGGGGCATCGGCGTGGGAGAGCTGCTGCGGGAGCACCGGGCCGTGTTCCTGGGGGTCGGAGCCCAGGCTTCCCTGGGGCTTGCCCTGCCGGGGGCAGACGGGGTCGTAGCGGACTTCCAGGAGGTGCTGCGGGCGGCAAAGCTCGGCACGGCCTTCGCGATCGGCCGCAGGGTGGCGGTGGTCGGGGGCGGAAACGCCGCCATGGACGTGTGCCGCACGGCCTTCCGCCTGGGGGCGGAGGAGGTGCACCTGGTCTACCGCCGCGGCCGGGAGGAGATGCCGGCCCGGGCAGACGAGGTGGAGGAGGCGATCCGGGAGGGGGTCCAGTTCCACTTTCTGTCGGACCCCGTGGCGTTTCGCCCGGGCGATCCAGGAGCGGGGGGAGAGCTCCTGGTGAACCGGATGCGGCTGGGAGAGCGCGATGCTTCCGGGCGGCGACGGCCGGAGCCGGTGGAAGGAGAACGGTGGGCGCTCCCGGTGGACCGGGTGATTCCCGCCCTGGGGCAGCGGGTGGCGGGAGAGGTCTTCGACGACCCTGCGCTCGCGGGACTCCGGCGGGACTCCGGGGGTGCCGTGTGGGCCGACCCCGGGACCCAGAAGACGAGTCTGCCCCGCGTCTACGCGGGAGGCGACGCGGTGTCGGGTCCGGCCACGGCCGTGCAGGCCATGGCCCAGGGGCGCCGCGCCGCCCTGGCGATCTTCGGGGACCACGCGGCCGCGGAGGTTCCCCGTACCCGGCTCACCGACCGGCGGGTGCGAAAGCCATTCCCCGGTCACCGGGAGACGCCCGAGGCTAGGATACGGGAGGAGATGCCCAGGCTCACCCTGCGCAGCCGGAAGGGGAGCTTTCGAGAGGTGGAGGAGGGGTATCGCGAGGCGTCGGCCTGCCGGGAGGCGGGCCGGTGTCTCCAGTGTCACCGCGAGCTCTGA
- the folE2 gene encoding GTP cyclohydrolase FolE2, which translates to MVLEDIQSKRDHRQIAIDKVGVKNITYPVTVLDKTHGEQHTVATVNMSVGLPHHFKGTHMSRFVEVLNEYRHGIAVRNFPHLLEKIREKLDAVSAHMEIHFPYFMEKRAPVSREVSIMSYQCALKGSIREGGYDLVVQVKVPVTSVCPCSKAISAGGAHNQRSEVTVNVRFREFVWIEDLVGLVEGRASAEVYSLLKRSDEKYVTEKAYNNPKFVEDIVRDVAQMLLKDSNVTWFSVEAENFESIHNHNAYAYVEKY; encoded by the coding sequence ATGGTCCTCGAGGACATCCAGAGCAAGCGGGACCACCGGCAGATCGCCATCGACAAGGTGGGGGTCAAGAACATCACGTATCCGGTCACCGTGCTCGACAAGACCCACGGGGAGCAGCACACGGTCGCCACGGTGAACATGTCGGTGGGCCTGCCGCACCACTTCAAGGGCACCCACATGAGCCGGTTCGTGGAGGTGCTCAACGAGTACCGTCACGGCATCGCCGTGAGAAACTTCCCGCACCTGCTGGAGAAGATCCGCGAGAAGCTCGACGCCGTATCGGCCCACATGGAGATCCACTTCCCCTACTTCATGGAGAAGCGGGCCCCCGTGAGCCGGGAAGTGTCGATCATGTCGTACCAGTGCGCCCTGAAGGGATCCATCCGCGAGGGGGGGTACGACCTCGTGGTGCAGGTGAAGGTGCCGGTCACCAGCGTTTGCCCCTGCTCGAAGGCCATCAGCGCGGGCGGCGCCCACAACCAGCGCTCCGAAGTGACCGTCAACGTTCGGTTTCGGGAGTTCGTCTGGATCGAGGACCTGGTCGGTCTCGTGGAAGGGCGTGCGTCGGCCGAGGTGTACAGCCTGCTCAAGCGTTCGGACGAGAAGTACGTGACGGAGAAGGCGTACAACAACCCCAAGTTCGTCGAGGACATCGTTCGCGACGTGGCCCAGATGCTGCTCAAGGACTCCAACGTGACCTGGTTCTCGGTCGAGGCCGAGAACTTCGAGAGCATTCACAACCACAACGCATACGCATACGTGGAGAAGTACTGA
- the queD gene encoding 6-carboxytetrahydropterin synthase QueD codes for MYELKIEDSFAAAHNLRGYKGQCEALHGHNWKVEVVVRADRLDATGLAIDFQELKGATSQILDTLDHGYLNEMPAFRDQNPSSELIARFIFEELARRIEREGLWVHRVTAWESDKACASYLRT; via the coding sequence ATGTACGAGCTGAAGATCGAGGACTCCTTTGCCGCGGCCCACAACCTGCGGGGCTACAAGGGCCAGTGTGAGGCGCTCCACGGGCACAACTGGAAGGTGGAGGTGGTGGTGCGCGCCGATCGGCTCGACGCCACCGGTCTGGCCATCGACTTCCAGGAGCTCAAGGGGGCGACCTCCCAGATCCTGGATACCCTGGACCACGGGTATCTGAACGAGATGCCCGCCTTTCGCGACCAGAACCCCTCGTCGGAGCTCATCGCCCGGTTCATCTTCGAGGAGCTGGCCCGCCGCATCGAGCGCGAGGGATTGTGGGTCCACCGGGTGACCGCGTGGGAGAGCGACAAGGCCTGCGCGAGCTACCTGCGCACCTGA
- a CDS encoding glycerate kinase: MSLREHAQILFEAAVAAAEPRRAVAAHLRVVEDRLGVRTPEGETWVDLPRAGAGRVLVVGAGKGSAPMAQAVEEVLGPRVWGGAVCVKDGHGVPLERVSVLQASHPVPDARGLEAAARILELVRGAGPEDLVISVFSGGGSALLTLPAPGVSLEDLRELTALLLACGASIGEINALRKHLSQVSGGRLAVAAHPARVVNLVLSDVVGDKLDVIASGPLSADPSTFARARETLRRYGLEDRVPPAVHRVLEAGERGEVPETPKEGHPALEGVVHAVVGSNRLSLEAAADAARRLGYRPLLLSSRLQGEAREAARFLAAVAKESQLSGDPVPPPACLLAGGETTVTLRGTGKGGRNQELALALALELEGWPGIAGLSGGTDGTDGPTDAAGAVCDHATAPRARSRGLDPRRHLDDNDSYAFFDALGDLVRTGPTRTNVMDVQVLLVGPRTPKVLESNRGG; the protein is encoded by the coding sequence GTGAGCTTGCGGGAGCACGCCCAGATCCTCTTCGAGGCTGCGGTGGCGGCGGCCGAGCCCCGCCGGGCGGTGGCAGCGCACCTGCGGGTGGTCGAAGACCGTCTCGGGGTGCGCACCCCGGAGGGGGAGACGTGGGTGGACCTGCCGCGTGCCGGGGCGGGCAGGGTCCTCGTCGTGGGGGCGGGCAAGGGTTCGGCGCCCATGGCCCAGGCGGTGGAAGAGGTCCTGGGCCCGCGGGTGTGGGGGGGCGCGGTGTGCGTCAAGGACGGGCACGGCGTGCCCCTGGAGCGGGTGTCGGTCCTCCAGGCCTCCCACCCGGTGCCCGACGCGCGCGGACTCGAGGCGGCGGCTCGCATCCTGGAGCTGGTCCGGGGGGCGGGGCCCGAGGACCTGGTGATCTCGGTCTTCTCGGGGGGAGGGTCGGCGCTCCTCACCCTTCCCGCGCCGGGGGTTTCCCTGGAGGACCTTCGGGAGCTCACCGCGCTTCTGCTCGCCTGCGGAGCCTCCATCGGAGAGATCAACGCCCTGCGAAAGCACCTCTCCCAGGTGTCGGGGGGGCGGCTCGCCGTGGCTGCGCACCCGGCCCGGGTGGTCAACCTGGTGCTCTCCGACGTCGTGGGGGACAAGCTCGACGTCATCGCCTCCGGACCCCTCAGCGCGGACCCGAGCACCTTTGCCCGTGCCCGCGAGACCCTGCGCCGCTATGGCCTGGAGGACCGGGTCCCTCCCGCCGTGCACCGGGTGCTGGAGGCGGGGGAGCGGGGTGAGGTGCCCGAGACCCCCAAGGAAGGTCACCCTGCCCTGGAGGGGGTGGTCCACGCCGTGGTAGGGTCCAACCGCCTGAGCCTGGAGGCCGCGGCGGATGCGGCGCGGCGGCTCGGCTACCGCCCCCTGCTCCTGAGCTCCCGGCTCCAGGGCGAGGCCCGGGAGGCCGCGCGCTTCCTCGCGGCCGTGGCCAAGGAAAGCCAGCTCTCCGGCGACCCGGTGCCTCCCCCCGCCTGCCTCCTGGCCGGGGGGGAGACCACCGTGACCCTGCGGGGCACGGGCAAGGGGGGCAGAAACCAGGAACTGGCCCTGGCCCTGGCCCTGGAGCTGGAGGGGTGGCCGGGAATCGCGGGCCTGTCCGGCGGCACCGACGGCACCGACGGACCCACCGACGCAGCGGGGGCCGTGTGCGACCACGCCACGGCCCCTCGGGCCCGGAGCCGAGGTCTCGACCCCCGCCGGCACCTGGACGACAATGACAGCTACGCCTTCTTCGACGCCCTGGGGGATCTGGTGCGCACCGGCCCGACCCGCACCAACGTGATGGACGTGCAGGTCCTCCTGGTGGGGCCGCGCACCCCGAAAGTGCTGGAAAGTAACCGTGGCGGGTGA
- the mltG gene encoding endolytic transglycosylase MltG produces MAVLPRCAPLGSVARLAAWCLACLAVLVPLRVAQYVHEGRGTGTVRLEVPPGATGDAVARSLAQAGLGPWERGTRWGLRVWARPERWKAGTYAFEAPVRLVDVFADLEAGRVELLGVTFPEGATVREMAAGLEAAGIVSAREFADLALDVGAPERWGLPGPTLEGYLFPDTYRFARGLPAERVADALIRRFREVAEPLLPEAQARGLDLRSWVTLASVVEKETGAPGERALVAAVFHNRLSRKMRLESDPTVIYGLEEFDGNLRRADLRRDTPYNTYTRFGLPPGAIANPGRASLEAVLRPADVPYLFFVSRNDGTHVFSVTYEEHRRHVDLFQRRSGR; encoded by the coding sequence ATGGCGGTTCTTCCTCGGTGCGCACCGCTGGGCAGCGTCGCCCGGCTCGCGGCCTGGTGCCTGGCGTGCCTGGCGGTGCTCGTGCCGCTGCGGGTGGCCCAGTACGTCCACGAGGGGCGGGGTACCGGCACCGTGCGCCTGGAAGTTCCGCCAGGGGCCACGGGGGATGCGGTGGCCCGGTCCCTGGCGCAGGCCGGCCTCGGGCCCTGGGAGCGGGGAACCCGCTGGGGCCTGCGGGTCTGGGCGCGCCCGGAGCGCTGGAAGGCGGGCACCTACGCCTTCGAGGCGCCGGTGCGCCTGGTGGACGTCTTCGCCGACCTGGAGGCGGGCCGGGTCGAGCTTCTGGGGGTGACGTTTCCCGAAGGGGCTACCGTGCGGGAGATGGCTGCCGGGCTGGAGGCTGCCGGGATCGTGTCGGCCCGGGAGTTTGCCGACCTCGCACTGGATGTGGGGGCACCCGAGCGGTGGGGGCTTCCCGGACCCACCCTGGAGGGGTACCTCTTCCCCGACACCTACCGCTTTGCCCGGGGGCTGCCGGCCGAGCGGGTGGCCGACGCCCTGATCCGGCGCTTCCGCGAGGTGGCGGAGCCGCTGCTGCCCGAGGCGCAGGCGCGGGGGCTCGACCTGCGCTCGTGGGTAACCCTGGCCTCGGTCGTGGAGAAGGAGACCGGCGCCCCCGGGGAGCGGGCCCTGGTGGCCGCCGTGTTCCACAACCGGCTCTCCCGCAAGATGCGCCTGGAGAGCGACCCCACGGTGATCTACGGCCTGGAGGAGTTCGACGGCAACCTGCGCCGGGCCGACCTGCGGCGCGACACGCCCTACAACACCTATACCCGGTTCGGGCTGCCCCCGGGGGCCATCGCGAACCCCGGACGCGCCAGCCTGGAGGCGGTGCTTCGGCCCGCCGACGTGCCCTATCTCTTCTTCGTTAGCCGAAACGACGGCACCCACGTCTTCTCGGTGACCTATGAGGAGCACCGCCGGCACGTGGACCTCTTCCAGCGCCGGAGCGGCCGGTGA
- the sdhB gene encoding succinate dehydrogenase iron-sulfur subunit → MSQTVRLKIRRQEAPGAPARWEEFAVARAASMNVITCLQEIQKNPVDAQGSATTPVAWDCNCLEEVCGACSMVINGRARQACTALVADLAEPIVLEPLSKFPVVRDLAVDRESMFASLKRIKGWVPVDGTYNLGPGPRLMEKQRQFGYRLSRCMTCGCCMEACPQVNARTNFMGPAPLAQALYFNISPIGKALADERLEAIMGDGGITECGNAQNCAKACPKEVPLTTAIADLNRATTWYFFKNWLTR, encoded by the coding sequence ATGAGCCAGACGGTGCGCCTGAAGATCCGCCGCCAGGAGGCCCCCGGCGCGCCGGCGCGCTGGGAGGAGTTTGCCGTGGCGCGCGCCGCCTCGATGAACGTGATCACGTGCCTCCAGGAGATCCAGAAGAACCCCGTGGACGCCCAGGGCAGCGCCACGACCCCGGTGGCGTGGGACTGCAACTGCCTGGAGGAGGTCTGCGGGGCGTGCTCCATGGTCATCAACGGCAGGGCGCGGCAGGCCTGCACGGCCTTGGTGGCCGATCTCGCGGAGCCCATCGTGCTCGAGCCCCTCTCTAAGTTCCCCGTGGTGCGCGACCTCGCCGTGGACCGGGAGTCGATGTTCGCGAGCCTCAAGCGCATCAAGGGGTGGGTGCCGGTGGACGGCACCTACAACCTGGGCCCCGGCCCGCGCCTCATGGAGAAGCAGCGCCAGTTCGGCTACCGCCTGAGCCGGTGCATGACCTGCGGCTGCTGCATGGAGGCGTGTCCCCAGGTCAACGCGCGCACCAACTTCATGGGCCCTGCTCCCCTGGCCCAGGCGCTCTACTTCAACATCTCGCCCATCGGGAAGGCGCTGGCCGACGAGCGCCTGGAGGCGATCATGGGGGACGGGGGCATCACCGAGTGCGGCAACGCCCAGAACTGCGCCAAGGCATGCCCCAAGGAAGTGCCCCTCACCACGGCCATCGCAGACCTGAACCGGGCGACCACCTGGTATTTCTTCAAGAACTGGCTGACCCGGTAG
- the sdhA gene encoding succinate dehydrogenase flavoprotein subunit — protein sequence MERKNIVVVGGGLAGLMAAVRAAEQNFHVDLVSIVPVRRSHSVCAQGGINAAVNTKGEGDSPWEHFDDTVYGGDFLANQTPVKRMCEAAPGVIYLFDRLGVMFNRTAEGLLDFRRFGGTRHHRTAYAGATTGQQLLYALDEQVRRYEAAGLVTLYEGWEFLSAVIDERGACRGVTALHLAGSEVRALPARAVILATGGPGLVFGKSTNSVINTGAAVGSVYTQGVRYANPEFIQVHPTAIPGEDKLRLMSESARGEGGRVWVPRDGKPWYFLEEKYPAYGNLVPRDIATREIFDVCVTRGLGVDGQMQVYLDVSHLPPDFLEVKLGGILEIYRKFTGHDPARVPMKVFPAVHYSMGGLWVDFDQMTNVPGLFAAGECEYQYHGANRLGANSLLSCIYGGQVAGQRAMEYAEAGEGAGAGSAFDAEVKRQAAFLLEIGGREGSENPYRLHRELGRIMTENVTVVRYDDQLDETLEKLGELRERWRGIGLADRGRRLNQSLHFTRQLYYMLELAHAMTLGARLRDESRGAHYKPDFPERDDERFLKTTLAAWTPEGPRIDYEDVDVQYIPPRPRVYDVDKKEALA from the coding sequence GTGGAGCGCAAGAACATCGTGGTGGTGGGGGGCGGGCTGGCGGGCCTCATGGCCGCGGTGCGCGCTGCGGAGCAGAACTTCCACGTGGACCTGGTGAGCATCGTCCCGGTGCGGAGGTCCCACTCGGTGTGCGCCCAGGGCGGCATCAACGCGGCGGTGAACACCAAGGGCGAGGGGGACAGCCCCTGGGAGCACTTCGACGACACGGTCTACGGCGGCGACTTCCTCGCCAACCAGACGCCGGTGAAGCGGATGTGCGAGGCGGCGCCGGGCGTCATCTACCTCTTCGACCGCCTGGGGGTGATGTTCAACCGCACCGCGGAGGGCCTGCTGGACTTCCGGCGCTTCGGGGGCACCAGGCACCACCGCACCGCCTACGCGGGCGCCACCACGGGCCAGCAGCTTCTCTACGCCCTCGACGAGCAGGTGCGCCGCTACGAGGCGGCAGGCCTGGTGACCCTGTACGAAGGGTGGGAGTTCCTTTCCGCGGTGATCGACGAGCGGGGCGCGTGCCGGGGCGTCACGGCGCTCCACCTGGCGGGGAGCGAGGTGCGGGCGCTTCCCGCCCGGGCCGTCATCCTGGCCACCGGCGGGCCGGGCCTGGTCTTCGGCAAGTCCACCAACTCGGTCATCAACACGGGCGCCGCCGTGGGGAGCGTCTACACCCAGGGGGTGCGCTACGCGAACCCGGAGTTCATCCAGGTCCACCCCACGGCCATCCCGGGGGAGGACAAGCTGCGCCTCATGAGCGAGTCGGCCCGGGGCGAAGGGGGGCGGGTCTGGGTGCCCCGAGACGGGAAGCCCTGGTACTTCCTGGAGGAGAAGTACCCGGCCTACGGCAACCTCGTGCCCCGCGACATCGCCACCCGGGAGATCTTCGACGTGTGCGTGACGCGCGGCCTGGGGGTGGACGGGCAGATGCAGGTGTACCTGGACGTGAGCCACCTGCCCCCGGACTTCCTGGAGGTGAAGCTCGGCGGCATCCTGGAGATCTACCGCAAGTTCACCGGCCACGACCCCGCGCGGGTGCCCATGAAGGTCTTCCCGGCGGTCCACTACTCCATGGGGGGGCTCTGGGTGGACTTCGACCAGATGACCAACGTGCCGGGCCTCTTCGCGGCCGGGGAGTGCGAGTACCAGTACCACGGCGCCAACCGCCTGGGGGCCAATAGCCTGCTCTCGTGCATCTACGGGGGGCAGGTGGCGGGCCAGCGGGCCATGGAGTATGCCGAGGCGGGGGAGGGCGCGGGGGCCGGGTCCGCGTTCGACGCCGAGGTGAAGCGCCAGGCCGCCTTCCTGTTGGAGATCGGGGGGCGCGAAGGCAGCGAGAACCCCTACCGCCTCCACCGGGAGCTCGGCCGGATCATGACCGAGAACGTCACGGTGGTGCGCTACGACGACCAGCTCGACGAGACCCTGGAGAAGCTCGGGGAGCTCCGGGAGCGCTGGCGGGGGATCGGGTTGGCCGACCGCGGCCGGCGCCTCAACCAGTCGCTCCACTTCACGCGCCAGCTCTACTACATGCTCGAGCTCGCCCACGCCATGACGCTCGGGGCGCGGCTGCGCGACGAGAGCCGGGGCGCCCACTACAAGCCCGACTTCCCCGAGCGCGACGACGAGCGGTTCCTGAAGACGACCCTGGCCGCCTGGACCCCCGAGGGCCCCCGGATCGACTACGAGGACGTGGACGTCCAGTACATCCCGCCCCGGCCGCGCGTGTACGACGTGGACAAAAAGGAGGCTCTCGCATGA
- a CDS encoding MFS transporter, protein MTCGNRRHTYAWALYDWANSAFATTVMAGFFPLFFKEYWNAGVEPAVSTLRLGVANSVGSLVVLALAPVLGAIADRGGFRKRFLFFFAALGVAATAGLYAVGQGQWAAAAALYATGLVGFAAGNIFYDALLVGVAGEDRVDVVSALGYALGYLGGGLLFAANVSMALFPSWFGFQDASEGVRASFVTVAAWWAVFGVPLFLFVPEGRPRARLAPLEAVRSGFRQLAATFREIRRLRVVFLFLVGYWLYIDGVDTIIRMAVDYGLALGLSSQGLITALLVTQFVGFPSAIGFGWLGQRMGPKTGIYLALAVYVGVTVWAYFMDSEAEFFALAVTIGLVQGGVQSLSRSFYTRLIPPSKAGEFFGFYNMMGKFAAVVGPVAMGWVAVATGEPRRAIFAVTFLLVAGGVCLFFVDEQKGRRAAQALERV, encoded by the coding sequence ATGACCTGCGGGAACCGCCGACACACCTATGCCTGGGCCCTGTACGACTGGGCGAACTCCGCGTTCGCCACGACGGTAATGGCCGGGTTCTTCCCCCTGTTCTTCAAGGAGTACTGGAACGCCGGGGTGGAGCCCGCGGTGAGCACCTTGCGGCTGGGGGTGGCCAACTCGGTGGGGAGCCTCGTGGTGCTGGCCCTGGCCCCGGTGCTCGGCGCCATCGCCGACCGGGGCGGGTTCCGCAAGCGGTTTCTCTTCTTCTTCGCGGCCCTCGGGGTTGCGGCCACCGCGGGGCTCTATGCCGTGGGCCAGGGCCAGTGGGCGGCGGCGGCGGCCCTCTACGCCACCGGGCTCGTGGGGTTCGCGGCGGGCAACATCTTCTACGATGCCCTCCTGGTGGGGGTGGCGGGGGAGGACCGGGTGGACGTGGTCTCGGCCCTGGGGTACGCCCTGGGGTATCTGGGGGGCGGCCTCCTCTTCGCCGCCAACGTGTCCATGGCGCTCTTTCCCTCCTGGTTCGGGTTTCAGGACGCGTCCGAGGGAGTGCGGGCGTCGTTTGTCACCGTGGCGGCGTGGTGGGCGGTCTTCGGAGTACCCCTTTTCCTCTTCGTGCCGGAAGGCCGGCCCCGGGCGCGGCTCGCGCCCCTGGAGGCGGTGCGCAGCGGCTTTCGCCAGCTTGCGGCAACCTTCCGGGAGATACGCCGCCTGCGGGTGGTGTTCCTCTTCCTCGTGGGGTATTGGCTCTATATCGACGGGGTCGACACGATCATCCGGATGGCGGTGGACTACGGTCTGGCCCTCGGGCTGTCCTCCCAGGGCCTCATCACCGCGCTGCTGGTGACCCAGTTCGTGGGGTTCCCCTCGGCCATCGGGTTTGGCTGGCTCGGCCAGAGGATGGGACCCAAGACGGGCATCTACCTGGCCCTCGCCGTGTACGTGGGCGTGACCGTGTGGGCGTACTTCATGGACAGCGAGGCGGAGTTCTTCGCCCTTGCGGTGACGATCGGGCTCGTCCAGGGGGGCGTGCAGTCCTTGAGCCGGTCCTTCTACACCCGCCTCATCCCCCCGTCGAAGGCCGGGGAGTTCTTCGGCTTCTACAACATGATGGGAAAGTTCGCCGCGGTGGTGGGGCCGGTGGCCATGGGCTGGGTCGCGGTGGCCACGGGGGAGCCGCGGCGCGCGATCTTCGCCGTGACCTTCCTGCTCGTGGCGGGCGGCGTGTGCCTCTTCTTCGTGGACGAGCAGAAGGGGCGCCGGGCCGCCCAGGCGCTGGAGCGGGTCTGA